The genome window AATCTGGAATCTTTAATGATTTAGTTTTTGCTTATATTAATGGAAAATTAGCTGTTGCTAACAATCAAGATGTAGAAGGAAATTTAATTGCTGCTACAGACGAAATTTTGGTTAAAACAGATATCAAAACAACAAGAGGTCAAAATGTATTGACAACTATCTTAAACTTTGTTCCTGAAAAAGAATATGCAAATTTTCATAAAAAATACGTAGATAAAGTAAAAGGTTTGACTTCTAACGTAACAGATCAATTGAAAAAGAAAGTAGGACAAAGCGCTTCTATGCAAGCAGGAAGTAAAGTTCCAAATATCACTTTTCCTCAACCTATTAACGGAAAAAAATCGTTGTATGATATCAAAGCAGATCAAAAATTAATTGTTTTCTGGGCTTCTTGGTGTCCTGCTTGTCAACAAGAAATCCCGCATATTAAAGAGTTTTATAAGAACTTTAAATCAAAAGGAGGAGAAATTGTTGCCATTTCTTTAGACTACGATCAAACAGCGTTTAATAGCGCTACAAAAGATTTACCTTGGTACAATTATACTGATCTTTTGAGATGGGATTCACCAATCGCAGCTGAGTTTGGAATAGAGTCTACTCCTACTCTAATTTTGGTTGATAAAGACAACAAATTAATTAAGAAAGTTCATCATATTTCTGAGTTAGAAGTATCGAAATAATAACGAAAAAGCTACATTGATTTTCAATGTAGCTTTTTTATTTTATTGAATTATTTTCTAAATAAATCCTTGACTGTTCTTGTAATGAATGATTAGGAAAATTCCGATCAGAATAGTGAATCCCCACAACGAACTTCCTCCATAACTAAAGAATGGTAGCGGAATACCAACTGTTGGGAAAAGCCCAATTACCATTGCAATATTGATAAAGAAATGGAAAAATAAAATAGAGGCGACTGCATATCCATAAAATCGTGCAAATCTATTTTTTTGATGTTCGGCTAAGAAAAATAATCGTCCAACAAAAATTGCGTAGACAATTACCAAAGCTGTACTTCCTATGAAACCCCACTCCTCTCCAACTGCTGTAAAAATGTAATCGGTTTGTTGTTCTGGTACAAATCTTCCTTTTTTAATAGTTCCTTGATTGTAACCTTTTCCATATAATTCGCCCGAACCAATCGCTGTTTTCGCATACAATAAATTATATCCCGAAGTATCACGATACTTTGCTTCTCCTTCGTACAAAACCATCACACGCTCTTTTTGGTGTTTGGGTAATTTCTCAAAAATGATCGGAGAAATAAAACTAACCGTGCTTGCAAATAATAACAACACAATAGACGCAATAATACTAAAATTCAGAACATTTGCAGCTAATCCAGATTGTGTTTTGAATGGCGAATCATTAATTTCTTTTTGTTCGGTTAATTTTAAAATTAAAACTGGAATAATTGATATAAAGAATCCTATCAATCCAAAGAAAGTTGTATTAAAAAATATTGGTTCTGAGAAAAATAAGGAACGCATTGGAAATAAATGTCCGAAAGATTCGCGTGTTTCCTCAGATAAATCTTCAACCAAATAACAAATTCCAATCAATAATAAAAAGAAAATTGATAAGCCGATTAAAACACCATGCATTGCATCAACTACATTCTGATTATAATTGAAAGCTAAGATTAATAACGCAATTGTCAGAATTATAAATCCAAAAACTAATAAAACATAAAAAGGAATTTGTACAATCGAAATCAAGAAAATGATTAATAATATGATTGGCGCTAAAATTATCCACGGATTAAGTCCTTCTCTGTACAAAGCAATACTTAATGAACAGAAAATAATTACTGATCCTAAATCGGGTTGTAAAAGAATTAAAACTACTGGTATTGCGATAATCAACAATATTTTTCCTATAAAACCTAAGTCTTTTAGATTTGCATTTGAATGATTGATAAAATTAGCAATCAACAAAGCTGTACCAATCTTAGCAAATTCGGCTGGTTGCAAACTCAGAGGACCAAAACGATACCACGCTTTTGCACCATTAATTTCCTTTCCAACAATCAAAACTCCGACGAGTAAAACGAGGGAAATGATATAAAAGACAGGACTATAAATTTCGAAAAAATTACGGTTGTTTCCACTCGCAATTATCAAAATCAATATCATCACCACCCCAAGTCCAAACCAAATTAGCTGTTTTACACCTAAATCTGGATTGACACTATACACATTCATAATCCCGAAAGTTACTATCAGAAACCCTAGGATCAGTACGGTCCAATCAATTCCTTTTAGTAATCTGCTTTGGCTCATGTTTTAGTTTTGTTGAATCTTTTTTTAATTTTAAACTATCTATTTTACTTCCGATCGAATCCTTTTTTACTGGTTCTACGTATAATCCTTTTCTTTTTAGATAATCTATCCATTGACGACGATATTCGCCTTGTAGATTACCATTTTTCATACGTTGCACTAACGCAGGACGTTTTATTGTATCTGTTACATACAATTCAGCAATCAAACTCGCCATTGGTCCAGCATAAGTTGTACCCCAAGAACCATTCTCTACAATTGCAGCAATCGCAATTTTTGGTTTATCTGCTGGAGCAAACAATACAAATAATGAGTGATCTTGTCCATGAGAATTTTGAGAAGTTCCGGTTTTACCAAATTGTACAAAAGAACTTGTATCAAAACTACGAGCTGTACCCATTGTAAATACATTACGCATTCCGCGTTGAATGATGTCAAAATGTTTTGGATCAACCAATGTATTTTTTTTCACCATATAGGTAGAATCTGTCAATGGTTTTCCATCAATACTATGTACAATATGCGGTGTATAGAAAAATCCTTTATTAGCAATAATTGCTGTATAATTAGCCATTTGTAGCGGAGTTGTATTAATATCTCCTTGTCCCATACCATTAAAAATAATACGGTAAGGATTCCAAACACCTTCTCCAAAACGATTGTCGTAAAACTCAGCTGTCGGAATAAGACCTTTGCTACCAACAGGTAAATCTGTTCCCATAAATTTTCCTAATCCGAAACTATTCAAAATGGAAGCCCATTCGTTAATTCCTACACTATAATCGTTTGGATCTTTACGAACAATATCTCGGTAAGCCTCTGAGAAAAAGTTATTACACGATTTTCCAATCGCATGTTCTAGACCTTGTGGTGTATAATACATTCCACAGTGACAACCAATATGCATACGTCCATAACGGAAACCATGTTTACAAACATACGTTGTCTTTTCTGTCATCGTTCCCATTTGTAAACCAGCCAAAGCCGTTACCATTTTGAATGTAGAACCAGGAGGATAAGTTCCTTGTAAGGCTCTATCATAAGTTGGACGAGCAATAGAATCGTTGATTAATGCACTTCTCAACTTTGTATTCAAATAATCATTTGGATTAATTGTAGGTGCAGATGCTAAAGCCAAAATTTCACCATTATTAGGATCAAGTGCGACAATTGCCCCACGCTTATTTTGAAGCATTTGTTCTGCTAATTCTTGCAATCTATAATCAATTGTCAAATGAACTGTTTTTCCACTTTTTACAGGTCTATCATAATCTCCATTTTTATATGGACCAACAACGTTCATTGTTCGATCTACAATCCAGTTTTTTACACCTTTTACTCCACGCAAATCTTTTTCATACGATTTCTCAACTCCGGCAATTCCTACTAAATCTCCAGGTTGATAATAGGTAGAATCTGTTTTGATATAGGATTGATTGGCCTCATTTATATAGCCTAGTATATTTCCTGCAGAATTTACCATGTACTTACGTTCAGGACGTTTGATGATACTAAACGCTGGATACAAATACAATTGCTCTTGCATACGAGCAAAATTCTCGCGCGAAATATTCTTTAAAAAAGGATATGGAGATAATTTTTTGTAATCTTTTGCAGTTACAATTTTATCTAAAATAGAATCAAATTGTTGTGTAGAAATTCCAATCATTTTAGAGAATTTAGGCTTATCAAAACCATTCATATATTCTCCATAACTGTCAATTAATTTTCCTGGAATAACATCTAATTCGTACGAATAGGTATTACTCACCAACAATTTTCCGTTTCGATCAAGAATATCACCACGATTGGGATAAATGATTTCTTGCTTGATCGACGTATTAAATGCATTTAACGTATAACGATCTGTAAATAATTGCAAATACGCTAAACGTCCTATAAATAGAAACACTATAAACAGGATGAGTGCATAAACAACCATCAACTTTTTCATACTCCAACTTTATTTTTAAATAAAATTTTATAAATAAAGACAAACACAAAAGTTATTCCCGAATTGATTAATGCTTTTAGCATCAAAGGTCCAATTCCTGATGGTTTAAAATTCTCAAGAAGTAATAAAATAATATGATGTGCAAGAATTAGAATAATTAAATAAAATAACCATTGCGCAAAACTAAACGAATTGAAAGAGAAAAATTCCATTTCGTAATCTTGTTTTCCTGCCAAAAGTTTGATAATTGGATTTCTAAGAAATGCGATAAGTGTTAATGCGAAAGCATGAATTCCACCTGTATATTCGAAAATATCAATCATTAATCCTAACATAAATGATAAGATTAATAAGGCATATTTATTTTGATAAGGCGGATAAAATAATACAAATACAATATAGATATATGGTTGATAGCTTCCTAAAAAGTTGATGTGATTGAACACAAAAACTTGTAGCAAAGCTAAAACGATAATCTTGATAATATTGATTAAAAAATCTTTATTGAACATTCTTTGGACTTGTTATTGTATCTGATTTTTCTACTTGTTGAATTTCAACTTTATTAAGGTTTGTAACCACATAAGCTTGTGCTAAATTGGCAAAATCTTGTTTCAATCTTACTTGAACTTTCATTTCTCCTGTTTCGTCAATTCCTTTGCTTACAACTTTACCTATAATAATTCCTTCTGGGAAAACTGGCGATTTACCATCTGTTTCGATGATATCACCTTTTTTCACTTCGATGTATTTCGGAATTTCATATAACTGGACAAAACGAGGATCTTTTCCATCCCATTTCACTGTCCCGAAATATTGATTTCCTTTGATACGCGCATTGATATTGATATCCTTGTTTAACAACGAAATTGCACGAGAATAATTTTTTCCTGCAAAAGTTACAATACCAATTACACCATTATTTGTAATAATTCCGTCACCTTTTTCTATTCCGTCATTTGTTCCTTTATCAATCGTCAAAAGGTTTTGCGTTTTGATAATCGAGTTGTTTACAATCTCAGCAGGTACAAAAGAATACGTTTGATGATAACCTAAGGTATCCGATTTGTAAAACTTTTTAGTTTTCGCATCTTTAATCCCTAAATGCACCAATTGCTCACGCAAAAAGGCATTTTCGTCCATCAAATCTTTATTGGTACTCGGTAAATTAATAAAGTTTGTCACCTTTGCAATTTTATCATCCACATAACCTGTAAACGAAGTGCTTGCAGAGGCAAGAATAGTTTCGTGATAAATATTTTTCTTAAAGACAAGAAACAACGCAATTAACTCTAAAAAGACAAAAATTAATAGCATTCCATTTCTTCTAATGGCATTCAGAATATATTGCATTGCTCTTTACTCTTCTATTTCATTAAGAAAGTGAATTTATCAATATTTTTAAGTGCAATACCTGTTCCACGAACAACAGCACGTAAAGGATCATCAGCCAAGAAAACTGGTAAACCTGTTTTTTTAGAAATACGTTGATCTAAACCTCTCAACATAGCTCCACCACCAGCCATATAGATACCAGTGTTGTAGATATCAGCAGCTAATTCTGGAGGTGTTTGAGATAACGTTTCCATTACACCATCTTCGATGCGTAAAATTGATTTATCTAATGCACGTGCAATTTCGCGGTAGTTTACAGTAATTTCTTTTGGTTTTCCTGTAATCAAATCACGTCCTTGTACTGGCATATCATCTGGTGCATGCTCTAATTCTTCTACAGCAGCTCCAACTTCAATTTTAACACGCTCGGCAGTTCTTTCTCCGATATATAAATTATGATGGGTTCTTAAGTAATATGCAATATCATTTGTAAAAACATCACCTGCAATTTTCACAGATTTGTCACAAACAATACCACCTAATGCAACAACAGCAATTTCAGTTGTACCACCACCTATATCAATAATCATGTTACCCTTAGGTTGAGTGATATCAATTCCAACTCCTATCGCAGCAGCCATTGGTTCGTAAATAAGACGAACATCTTTAGCATTAACACGTGCACAAGAATCTTTTACGGCACGTTTTTCAACTTCTGTAATTCCAGAAGGAATACAAATCACCATTCGCAATGAAGGTGAAAATAATTTTCCTTGAATTCCAGGAATTTTCTTGATGAACTCTGTCAACATGAATTCTGAAGCTTCAAAATCTGCAATTACTCCGTCTTTCAAAGGACGAATTGTTTTTATATCATCATGCGTTTTACCTTGCATGTGTTTTGCTTGTTCTCCAACAGCAATAACTTTATTTGTTCTTCTATGTATAGCGACGATAGATGGACTATCTACTACAACTTTATTATTGTGGATAATTAAAGTGTTAGCAGTCCCCAAGTCAATCGCAATTTCTTGCGTGAAAAAATCAAATAATCCCATCGTTGATTATGTCTCAGTATTATTAAAAATGAATGTACAAAAGTATAATAAATTTAGATGATTATAAAAGAGATTTTAATTTTTTAATCATCTAAATATTTTTACTAAAATAGTAAGATTTTAACAATAAAAAAGGGTTAAAAATATTTTAACCCTTTTTTATGATTTTTATTGAATTTGAATATCGTAAGGTAGCCTAACTTGAACACCTTTTTGCTCATTCATCATCTTTATTTCTTTGTAAATTCGGATTCCGTCCGAACCTAATTCTTTTGCAATTGCTGCCTCAGTATTTTTTCCTTGAAGATTATCCATAAATTCTTCAAAAGAATCTTTTCTTTTTGGATAATTTTCTGTTGAATATTTTTCAATTTTAGCCAATTTAGCGGCTTCTTTTATCGCTGTATCTAAACTTCCAAAATCATCTACTAGACCAATTTGTTTTGCACGAGTTCCAGACCAAACACGTCCTTCTCCTATTTTATCAACTTGCTCGTATGTTAATTTTCTATTTGTTGCAACGTGATTTACGAATTTCCCATAAATCAATACGATTGATTTTTGCATCGTATTTTTTGCTGTTGGTGATAATGGTGTTGTCAAAGATTTTAACTGATCTGCATTTGCATTCGTTTTTACTTCATCAAAATCTAATCCGAAATTATTGAATAATTTTTGCGCATTTGGGATCATTCCGAAAACTCCAATCGAACCAGTAATTGTATTTGGTTGAGCATAAATTTTGTCAGAAGCTTGTGCAATGTAATATCCACCAGATGCTGCAACATCACCAAAAGAAACTACGATTGGCATTTTTGTTTTCAATTGCATCAATTCATATAAAATTTCTTCTGATGCATTTGCGCTACCTCCAGGAGAATTTACACGTAAAACTAAAGCTTTGATTTTATCGTTTTGACTGATTTTGCGAATCGCATCCACATAAGTCTTCGATTGAATACCATCAAAACCATCCCCTTCAGTAATTGTTCCAGATGCATATAAGACTGCAATTTTATCTTTTTCAGATTTATCTGATAAGGTTTCAAAATAATCTTCTACTTTTATGGTATGTTTTTCAAGAACTTCAAAATCAGTTTTTGATTTTTCTTCTTTCAGACCAAGTTTTGTGAATAACATTTTTTGATATTCATTTTCTTGCGCCAATACATCATAAATCTTATTTTCTTTTCCTGTTTCTGGGATGAAAGCATACAAACTATCTGTTACTGTAGTGAATTGTTCAGGAGAAATTTTACGCGATTTTGTAATCGAGTTTGAAACATTACCCCACACATCATTCAATAATTCTGACAATTGTAATCGATTCTCATCAGACATATTTGTTCTCATATAAGGCTCTACAGCACTCTTAAATTGTCCGTGACGAATCACCTGAAAATCTACACCATATTTATCTCCTGCATTCTTGAAGAACATAATATTAGAACTTAAACCCTGTAATAAAGTTCCTCCCAAAGGATTTTGATAAATTTTATCAGACACACTACTTATATAATATGACAGCTGACTTCCTGAATTAGAATATGAATACACAAATTTTCCAGATTTCTTAAAATCTTCTAGTGCATTACGAATTTCAGTCGCTTGCGTAGCTCCACCAGAAAATTTATCCAATTTCAGACTAATTCCTTTTATTTTATCATCATTCTTCGCTTCTTCAATTGAATGAATAATATCTTGTAAAAAAACATTTGGACTTTCTGACATATCAAAAATAGAAACCGAACGATCCATATCACTTTCCATAATTGGATCTTCTAACGAAATTTCTAAAACAGAACCGTCTTTTACACTTTTTGTTGGAGCAGATAATGCTGAAACAAATATCAAAACGAAAAGCAGTATGACAAATACACTAATCGTTAATAGATTTCCTATGATTGTTGAGAATACTCTCCCGAAAAAGTTTTTCATTTTTAATTTATTATTACTTTTGCTCTATATGTCGCAAAATATAGTCATTTTGTTACTCGGTACAAACTTAGGTGACAAAAAAAATAATTTAGAAATCGCTAAAAACCTTATAAACAAAGAGGTAGGTGAAATAAAAAAAGAATCAAATATTCTTGAAAATAAAGCTGAAGGATTTACTACAGAGCATTTATTCTTAAATCAGAAAATAGAAATCAATACAAGTTATTCTCCATTTGAGGTTTTGAAAAAAATTAAAGATATCGAACAAAAAATGGGTAGAATCTATTCTAAACCAAAAGAAAATGAGAATTACGTTGACCGTTTAATAGATATTGATATATTATTCTATAATAAACTTTTAATCAATTGTAATTATTTAAAAATTCCTCATCCTCAGAACTATTCTAGAGATTTTATCAAAAGTTTATATTTTTATTAAGATATTAACTATTAATTCATTAGTTTTGTAAAATTATATTAAGATATGCTTTATATTAGTTATAAAAATAATTCTAACCTATGAAAAAACTTTTATCTTTATTAATCTTAGGTGCTGTGGCATGTGCTAGTGCACAGACCAAGTACGATGAAAAACCATTCAACAACAGTAAAAAAGAATTTAACGATTGGTCATTATCTGTTTTCGCTGGTACTAATGCTATGCAAAATTCTGATTTAGTATCATTTATGGGAGGATACTTTACTCCTGGATATGATTTACAATTTCAAGTCAATAAACAAATTTCTCATGCTTTCGGCTTAAGTTTACAATACCAATTGGGACAATCAAGGCAAAAAGGAACTATATACGACAATACCCCTTGGGGAAATGCTTATCAAGGAAAAGCGCATGGAAAAACAAAATATAATGGAATCTCTGTTTTAGCTGATATTAACGCATCTAATCTATTAAGAAGAGTAGATAATAGAACTGAATTTAAATGGGCTATGCATTTATATGGAGGTTTTGGTATATTAGGCTACAAAGCTTATAGACAACATTATTATGGATCAGGTAATGATTACGGTTTAGTTACTGATCAAAAATTATCTGACAAATCAGTATACGCTCAAGTAGGAGCTGGTTTACGTTATAAATTAAGTGACAAATTAGATCTTGAATTACGTGGGATGTACGTAATGTCTGGTGACGAAGAGTTTGATGGATCAGGAAAACCAGTAATTGGGTATTGGACAGCAGCAGATGTTGAAGAAGGTCGTGATGATAATATGATTACTCTTTCTTTGGGATTACATTATAAAATTGGTAAACATAAAGATGCATTACAATGGGTTTCTCCTATAGCATACAAAGCTCCTGTAGAACAAACTCCTTTCGAATGCATTGACGAAGATCGTGATGGTGTTTGTGATCAATGGGATAAATGTCTTGGGACTCCAGAAGGAATTCGTGTCGATGGATCAGGATGTTCTTTAGATTCTGACGGAGACGGTATTCCTGATAGTGAAGATAAATGTCCTACAATTCCTGGACCTCCAACAAATGGTGGTTGTCCTGAAAAAGTAATTAGAATTTCTGGTGAAGATGTTGCAACGACAATTAATGCATACTTAGAGGGTATCGAATTCGATTACAACTCTGATCGCATTAGAGAACAATCTTATGAAAAATTAAATCATGCTTCTGAGGTACTATTAGCAAATCCAGATTTCAAATTCGTAGTGGAAGGTCATACAGATGCTGCTGGTGGTGTTGATTATAACCAAAAATTATCTGAAAGACGTGCTGCTTCTGTTGTTCGTTACTTAGCTAACAAAGGTGTTGACACAACTAAATTGTCGTCTGTAGGAAAAGGTAAATCTGATTTAAAATGGCCAGAATGTAATCCTGTTACAAACTGTCCTGCTTGGAAAAACTTAGAAAACAGACGTGTAATTTTCAAAGAAATTAAATAGTCTAAAATTTAATCATACAAAAAAAGCTCAGTTAATATTAACTGAGCTTTTTTATTATTTTATATTTATATTTTCTTCTTTTAAAGAATATTAATCGAATTAATTATTCAATAATAACGATTTGATTAGAATTAGAAGAAACTTTATACAAAAAGTATTTGAGCATATTTTTTATTTCTTCCGTTTCTTTAATCGGAATTAAGATATTATGAATCTTCTCTAGCGTTTTTATTTGATGATGATATTCGTAATAACCATATCCTTTAAATTCTCCATTCTCAACTAAATAAAATGATTTTTCAATTCCTTTTCGTCCTTTATCAATAATCAAAAAAGTTTCGGAAGGATATTCAGTTGTTTTAATAAAACTTTGAATTCGCTCATTATAAACTTCTTTAGATTCCTCTTTCACACAAGCTCCATTGCATTTATTTACTTTATATTGAAAACAAGATTCATCAGATTTAATTCCCGCATTTACTTGCTGACAAAGATTATAATCATGAACAATTTTCTCTAAAACCTCTTTTGCACGTTCTTTAGTTTTAAATTTCAAAACAGGTTGTGTCTTTCTAACTTTCCCTATTTCTAATCTCGAATAACCACGTTTAGACTCCAAATAATACAATCCAAAAGGATAAACTTTATTCTCAACCAACTTTACGTTATACATTGGTTGATTATTCAAAATCTCATTATTTTCTTTAATTGCTGCAAGAAAACCACTTCCGGTTTCTTCGAATTTTATAGAACGAGTATAACGCTTAAGTTTATTTGCTTTTAGAGTTTTTGATGTAAAAATTTGATTAATAGATCGCGCAATATTATTGCTTCGACTAATATAAATAAGTTGTTTTCGACTATTATATAAATAATAAACCCCGATAGAATTAGGTAAACCTTCAAGAAGTTTCTGATATTTAGAATGTGCTTTTTTAGGTTGTTTCAAACCTGTTTTCTTCGTAATTATTTTCTCCGAATCTTTATCTAACAATAATTTGAATAAAGAAATTGTCGCTCTTGCATCTCCAGAAGCTCTATGTCTATCTGTGACTACAATTCCAAGCGATTCGCATAATTTCCCCAAAGAATATGAAGGTAATCCTGGAATTAATTTTTCGCTATATTCGAACGTATCAATCCATTCTTTTTCGTAATTATATCCCAAACGATCGAATTCTTGTTTTAACATTCTATAATCAAACATTACATTATGTCCAACTAAAATACAATCGTCTGTAATCTCAACTATACGTTTTGCTACTTCGTGAAATTTAGGCGCTGTCAGCACCATCTTATCCGAAATATGCGTTAATCTTTGTACATATTGGTCAATCTTTTTTTCAGGATTGACTAATGATATAAACTGATCGACAATTTCTTTTCCATCATATTTATACACTGCAATCTCTATGATTGACTCTTCCCCTACTTTTCCGCCAGTCGCTTCTATATCTAAAATCGCGTACACGTGCTTATTTTTTTCCTTTTAAAAAATTAGTTAACATTTTCATTCCAAAATCCATCAATTTTCGAGTTGCAGTACGACTTACATCACGCACAACAGGATTATCTGTCCAATCTTTTTCCTTAGGAACACTTCTTGTTGAAGTTGCTTTAGCAGCAGGTTTCTCTATATTTTTTTGTTGTTCTAATTTTTTCGATAAAATTTCATTTGCAGATTCACGATCAATATCTGTTGCATATTTTGTCACTAAATCTGAATTTGAGGTAATCATATCGATTTCATTTGAAGTCAAAATATCCATTCTCGAATTCGGCGCTCGCATATACGTATATGACAAAGGAGTTGGAATCCCTTTTTCGTCTAAAGCTGTCACAAAAGCCTCTCCTATTCCTAATTGCGTGATGACCTCATCCGCTTTATAATAGGTTGTTGTCGGATAATTTTCTATCGCTTTTGTAATTTCTTTACGATCTTTGGCTGTAAAACCTCTTAATGCGTGTTGAACTTTTAGACCTAATTGACTCAAAACCGCATCAGGAACATCACCAGGAACTTGCGTTACAAAATATAACCCCACACCTTTTGATCGAATTAATTTTACCATTGTTTCAATTTGAT of Empedobacter falsenii contains these proteins:
- the sppA gene encoding signal peptide peptidase SppA, producing the protein MKNFFGRVFSTIIGNLLTISVFVILLFVLIFVSALSAPTKSVKDGSVLEISLEDPIMESDMDRSVSIFDMSESPNVFLQDIIHSIEEAKNDDKIKGISLKLDKFSGGATQATEIRNALEDFKKSGKFVYSYSNSGSQLSYYISSVSDKIYQNPLGGTLLQGLSSNIMFFKNAGDKYGVDFQVIRHGQFKSAVEPYMRTNMSDENRLQLSELLNDVWGNVSNSITKSRKISPEQFTTVTDSLYAFIPETGKENKIYDVLAQENEYQKMLFTKLGLKEEKSKTDFEVLEKHTIKVEDYFETLSDKSEKDKIAVLYASGTITEGDGFDGIQSKTYVDAIRKISQNDKIKALVLRVNSPGGSANASEEILYELMQLKTKMPIVVSFGDVAASGGYYIAQASDKIYAQPNTITGSIGVFGMIPNAQKLFNNFGLDFDEVKTNANADQLKSLTTPLSPTAKNTMQKSIVLIYGKFVNHVATNRKLTYEQVDKIGEGRVWSGTRAKQIGLVDDFGSLDTAIKEAAKLAKIEKYSTENYPKRKDSFEEFMDNLQGKNTEAAIAKELGSDGIRIYKEIKMMNEQKGVQVRLPYDIQIQ
- a CDS encoding TlpA family protein disulfide reductase: MKNKFILPLVVLGSSVFGQFNVSGQIENYANKPVLVKIFENAEMKLINNAITDNNGNFSVKVPKAYNGFVRIDLPTGENLSLLTDNKNLKFKTVSGQEMSSKLEILEGNTQKEYNKVLALQPLNEIQNQVFPYLMQMYKPTDEFYTAMVKEDKRIKELKRNENFSPLITYINELNDLKQKAQTNKDTETLNEIVNHFVKDDVRLEQSGIFNDLVFAYINGKLAVANNQDVEGNLIAATDEILVKTDIKTTRGQNVLTTILNFVPEKEYANFHKKYVDKVKGLTSNVTDQLKKKVGQSASMQAGSKVPNITFPQPINGKKSLYDIKADQKLIVFWASWCPACQQEIPHIKEFYKNFKSKGGEIVAISLDYDQTAFNSATKDLPWYNYTDLLRWDSPIAAEFGIESTPTLILVDKDNKLIKKVHHISELEVSK
- a CDS encoding rod shape-determining protein — protein: MGLFDFFTQEIAIDLGTANTLIIHNNKVVVDSPSIVAIHRRTNKVIAVGEQAKHMQGKTHDDIKTIRPLKDGVIADFEASEFMLTEFIKKIPGIQGKLFSPSLRMVICIPSGITEVEKRAVKDSCARVNAKDVRLIYEPMAAAIGVGIDITQPKGNMIIDIGGGTTEIAVVALGGIVCDKSVKIAGDVFTNDIAYYLRTHHNLYIGERTAERVKIEVGAAVEELEHAPDDMPVQGRDLITGKPKEITVNYREIARALDKSILRIEDGVMETLSQTPPELAADIYNTGIYMAGGGAMLRGLDQRISKKTGLPVFLADDPLRAVVRGTGIALKNIDKFTFLMK
- the mreC gene encoding rod shape-determining protein MreC; protein product: MQYILNAIRRNGMLLIFVFLELIALFLVFKKNIYHETILASASTSFTGYVDDKIAKVTNFINLPSTNKDLMDENAFLREQLVHLGIKDAKTKKFYKSDTLGYHQTYSFVPAEIVNNSIIKTQNLLTIDKGTNDGIEKGDGIITNNGVIGIVTFAGKNYSRAISLLNKDININARIKGNQYFGTVKWDGKDPRFVQLYEIPKYIEVKKGDIIETDGKSPVFPEGIIIGKVVSKGIDETGEMKVQVRLKQDFANLAQAYVVTNLNKVEIQQVEKSDTITSPKNVQ
- the rodA gene encoding rod shape-determining protein RodA — encoded protein: MNVYSVNPDLGVKQLIWFGLGVVMILILIIASGNNRNFFEIYSPVFYIISLVLLVGVLIVGKEINGAKAWYRFGPLSLQPAEFAKIGTALLIANFINHSNANLKDLGFIGKILLIIAIPVVLILLQPDLGSVIIFCSLSIALYREGLNPWIILAPIILLIIFLISIVQIPFYVLLVFGFIILTIALLILAFNYNQNVVDAMHGVLIGLSIFFLLLIGICYLVEDLSEETRESFGHLFPMRSLFFSEPIFFNTTFFGLIGFFISIIPVLILKLTEQKEINDSPFKTQSGLAANVLNFSIIASIVLLLFASTVSFISPIIFEKLPKHQKERVMVLYEGEAKYRDTSGYNLLYAKTAIGSGELYGKGYNQGTIKKGRFVPEQQTDYIFTAVGEEWGFIGSTALVIVYAIFVGRLFFLAEHQKNRFARFYGYAVASILFFHFFINIAMVIGLFPTVGIPLPFFSYGGSSLWGFTILIGIFLIIHYKNSQGFI
- the mreD gene encoding rod shape-determining protein MreD, with amino-acid sequence MFNKDFLINIIKIIVLALLQVFVFNHINFLGSYQPYIYIVFVLFYPPYQNKYALLILSFMLGLMIDIFEYTGGIHAFALTLIAFLRNPIIKLLAGKQDYEMEFFSFNSFSFAQWLFYLIILILAHHIILLLLENFKPSGIGPLMLKALINSGITFVFVFIYKILFKNKVGV
- a CDS encoding peptidoglycan D,D-transpeptidase FtsI family protein, with protein sequence MKKLMVVYALILFIVFLFIGRLAYLQLFTDRYTLNAFNTSIKQEIIYPNRGDILDRNGKLLVSNTYSYELDVIPGKLIDSYGEYMNGFDKPKFSKMIGISTQQFDSILDKIVTAKDYKKLSPYPFLKNISRENFARMQEQLYLYPAFSIIKRPERKYMVNSAGNILGYINEANQSYIKTDSTYYQPGDLVGIAGVEKSYEKDLRGVKGVKNWIVDRTMNVVGPYKNGDYDRPVKSGKTVHLTIDYRLQELAEQMLQNKRGAIVALDPNNGEILALASAPTINPNDYLNTKLRSALINDSIARPTYDRALQGTYPPGSTFKMVTALAGLQMGTMTEKTTYVCKHGFRYGRMHIGCHCGMYYTPQGLEHAIGKSCNNFFSEAYRDIVRKDPNDYSVGINEWASILNSFGLGKFMGTDLPVGSKGLIPTAEFYDNRFGEGVWNPYRIIFNGMGQGDINTTPLQMANYTAIIANKGFFYTPHIVHSIDGKPLTDSTYMVKKNTLVDPKHFDIIQRGMRNVFTMGTARSFDTSSFVQFGKTGTSQNSHGQDHSLFVLFAPADKPKIAIAAIVENGSWGTTYAGPMASLIAELYVTDTIKRPALVQRMKNGNLQGEYRRQWIDYLKRKGLYVEPVKKDSIGSKIDSLKLKKDSTKLKHEPKQITKRN